From a single Micromonospora carbonacea genomic region:
- a CDS encoding FecCD family ABC transporter permease — protein sequence MVNSPQRSISTTQELPLSVTDSSPTAPAPTATPPAPPPRRGRPAARVAGLLAASALLTAVCAVSLAVGARQLGLADVWAGLWDPASPAHAVVQQMRLPRTLLGLLAGSALGVAGAIMQAVTRNPLADPGLLGINAGASAAVASSAAFLGVATVGGYVWFALAGAAAVTALVYAVGGGRGATPARLALAGAALNAALYSYVSAVMLLDAASLEKMRFWTVGSLASADLATVARVLPFVAVGLVIALAAARPLNALALGDDQARALGANPAVVRAAVIVAVTLLCGAATAACGPLVFVGLLVPHLVHALTGPDLRWLLPACALLAPVLLLGADVAGRVLGRPGELQVGIMTAVLGGPLFLHLVTRTRAVRA from the coding sequence ATTGTCAACAGCCCTCAGCGATCGATTTCCACCACACAGGAGCTTCCGCTGTCCGTCACCGACTCGTCGCCGACCGCACCCGCGCCGACGGCGACGCCCCCCGCCCCACCACCGCGACGCGGCCGACCCGCGGCCCGGGTCGCCGGGCTGCTGGCCGCGTCAGCCCTGCTCACGGCCGTGTGCGCGGTCAGCCTCGCCGTCGGCGCGCGGCAGCTCGGCCTCGCCGACGTCTGGGCGGGACTGTGGGACCCCGCCTCCCCCGCGCACGCGGTGGTGCAGCAGATGCGGCTGCCGCGCACCCTGCTCGGCCTGCTCGCCGGGTCCGCCCTCGGGGTGGCCGGCGCGATCATGCAGGCCGTCACCCGCAACCCCCTCGCCGACCCCGGGCTGCTCGGCATCAACGCCGGCGCGTCCGCCGCCGTGGCCAGCTCCGCCGCGTTCCTCGGCGTCGCCACCGTCGGCGGGTACGTCTGGTTCGCCCTGGCCGGCGCGGCGGCCGTCACCGCCCTCGTCTACGCCGTCGGCGGCGGCCGGGGCGCCACCCCCGCCCGCCTCGCCCTCGCCGGCGCGGCCCTCAACGCGGCCCTCTACTCCTACGTCAGCGCGGTGATGCTGCTCGACGCGGCCTCGCTGGAGAAGATGCGGTTCTGGACCGTCGGCTCGCTGGCCAGCGCCGACCTCGCCACGGTGGCCCGGGTGCTGCCGTTCGTCGCGGTCGGACTGGTGATCGCCCTCGCGGCGGCCCGCCCGCTCAACGCCCTCGCCCTCGGCGACGACCAGGCCCGCGCGCTGGGCGCCAACCCCGCCGTGGTCCGCGCCGCCGTCATCGTCGCCGTCACGCTGCTCTGCGGCGCGGCCACCGCCGCCTGCGGGCCGCTCGTCTTCGTCGGGCTGCTCGTGCCGCACCTCGTGCACGCCCTCACCGGGCCGGACCTGCGCTGGCTGCTGCCGGCGTGCGCGCTGCTCGCCCCCGTGCTGCTGCTCGGCGCCGACGTCGCCGGCCGGGTCCTCGGCCGCCCCGGCGAACTCCAGGTCGGCATCATGACCGCCGTGCTCGGCGGGCCGCTCTTCCTGCACCTGGTCACCCGCACCCGGGCGGTGCGCGCGTGA
- a CDS encoding FecCD family ABC transporter permease, with protein MSVVRVRGWSVRFRARALLVGIGCALAAGALGVLSIGGGDYPMSPADVLRTLAGGGTPAEDFIIGELRLPRLVTALLVGAALALGGAVFQALVRNPLGSPDILGVTQGAATGALLVVVVGGGTLALAGAAVAGGLATGVLLWAVAWARGAHGHRLILAGIGVAAILTGVNGWLLTRAQLMDAARAVLWLTGSLDGRGWAQAVPVAVTLAVAVPVVLFACGPALRITELGDDTAAALGVPVRGLRTTLLVAAVLLVSVAASAAGPVNFVALTAPHLTRRLTRAPGPNLAAAMALGAAMLVAADLIAQRGFPGHQLPVGVVTGALGGGYLVWLLATERRAGRL; from the coding sequence GTGAGCGTCGTCCGCGTCCGAGGCTGGTCGGTGCGGTTCCGGGCCCGCGCCCTGCTCGTCGGGATCGGCTGCGCCCTGGCCGCCGGCGCGCTCGGCGTGCTGTCGATCGGCGGCGGCGACTACCCGATGAGCCCCGCCGACGTGCTGCGCACCCTCGCCGGCGGCGGCACCCCCGCCGAGGACTTCATCATCGGCGAGCTGCGGCTGCCCCGGCTCGTCACCGCGCTGCTCGTCGGTGCCGCCCTCGCCCTCGGCGGCGCGGTCTTCCAGGCCCTCGTGCGCAACCCGCTCGGCAGCCCCGACATCCTCGGCGTCACCCAGGGCGCGGCCACCGGCGCGCTCCTCGTCGTGGTCGTCGGCGGCGGCACCCTCGCCCTGGCCGGCGCGGCCGTGGCCGGCGGGCTGGCCACCGGCGTCCTGCTGTGGGCGGTGGCCTGGGCGCGCGGCGCGCACGGCCACCGGCTGATCCTCGCCGGCATCGGCGTCGCCGCGATCCTCACCGGCGTCAACGGCTGGCTGCTGACCCGCGCGCAGCTCATGGACGCCGCCCGCGCCGTGCTCTGGCTCACCGGCAGCCTCGACGGGCGCGGCTGGGCGCAGGCGGTGCCCGTCGCCGTCACCCTCGCCGTGGCGGTGCCGGTGGTGCTGTTCGCCTGCGGGCCCGCGCTGCGGATAACCGAGCTGGGCGACGACACGGCCGCCGCGCTCGGCGTGCCGGTGCGGGGCCTGCGCACGACTCTGCTGGTCGCGGCGGTGCTGCTGGTCTCCGTCGCCGCCTCGGCCGCCGGGCCGGTCAACTTCGTCGCGCTCACCGCGCCGCACCTGACCCGCCGGCTCACCCGCGCGCCCGGCCCCAACCTGGCCGCCGCCATGGCGCTGGGCGCGGCGATGCTGGTCGCCGCCGACCTGATCGCCCAGCGCGGCTTCCCCGGCCACCAGCTCCCCGTCGGCGTCGTCACCGGCGCGCTCGGCGGCGGCTACCTGGTGTGGCTGCTGGCCACCGAACGCCGCGCCGGCCGGCTGTGA
- a CDS encoding ABC transporter ATP-binding protein, which translates to MRPGTPRLSGDGLTLAYDKRTIARQLDVTVPDRSFTVVIGPNACGKSTLLRALARMLKPTAGTVLLDGRDIHAQPARRVARTLGLLPQSSTAPDGITVAELVARGRYPHQGLLRQWSRDDERIVDESMAATGVADLADRLVDELSGGQRQRVWIAMALAQQTELLLLDEPTTFLDIAHQIEVLDLCATLHEEQGRTLVAVLHDLNQAARYASHLIAMRDGQVVAAGPPREIVTADLVERVFGLPCRVIDDPETGSPLVVPAARRVPAPRP; encoded by the coding sequence ATGCGGCCCGGCACCCCCCGGCTCAGCGGCGACGGGCTGACCCTCGCGTACGACAAGCGGACCATCGCCCGGCAGCTCGACGTGACCGTCCCCGACCGGTCGTTCACCGTGGTCATCGGCCCGAACGCGTGCGGCAAGTCCACGCTGCTGCGGGCCCTCGCGCGGATGCTCAAGCCCACCGCCGGCACCGTGCTGCTCGACGGGCGGGACATCCACGCCCAGCCGGCCCGCCGCGTCGCCCGCACCCTCGGCCTGCTCCCCCAGAGCTCCACCGCACCCGACGGCATCACCGTCGCCGAGCTGGTGGCCCGGGGCCGCTACCCACACCAGGGGCTGCTGCGCCAGTGGTCCCGCGACGACGAGCGGATCGTCGACGAGTCGATGGCCGCCACCGGCGTCGCCGACCTCGCCGACCGCCTCGTCGACGAGCTGTCCGGCGGGCAGCGGCAACGGGTGTGGATCGCCATGGCCCTCGCCCAGCAGACCGAGCTGCTGCTGCTCGACGAGCCCACCACGTTCCTCGACATCGCCCACCAGATCGAGGTGCTCGACCTGTGCGCGACGCTGCACGAGGAGCAGGGGCGCACCCTCGTCGCGGTGCTGCACGACCTCAACCAGGCCGCCCGGTACGCCAGCCACCTCATCGCCATGCGCGACGGGCAGGTGGTCGCCGCCGGCCCGCCCCGGGAGATCGTCACCGCCGACCTGGTCGAGCGGGTGTTCGGGCTGCCCTGCCGGGTCATCGACGACCCGGAGACGGGCTCGCCGCTGGTGGTGCCGGCCGCCCGGCGCGTACCGGCCCCACGCCCCTGA
- a CDS encoding class I adenylate-forming enzyme family protein has protein sequence MPTDPTSADPARARAWAWPAPAEVWPQPLLDLLATGGDRPVFADGDRIVTAAEMSALVRRVAAGLRAAGVGPGTGLALRLGVTPEAFAATVAAFAVGARVSGVRPGLTPAQQAHLLGSAPGPLVDDARLAQLVDTGDDGRPLVAAGRPGDVARIIWTSGSTGNPKGCAQTYAAMSAAWSPYPDRWPPAIADLASRLDRYLVFGSLSSQVMLEYGILALTAGGTLVAARPPGFPGMITRHRATASVITVGKLHQLVQAQRADPTDLSSLRALVVSGSPLTPSRLAEALDVLGPVVFHGYGQTETGMITMVTPAEMLATPTALASVGRPPAVTDLSIRDAHGRPAAEGELFVRTPAQATAYWADPAETADVFTDGWVRTRDLARLDDDGYLHLLGRARDVVIVNANLVHAGPIERVLAADPDVAEAYVVGRPDDVTGEAVHAYVVPAAGRTPDVARLRARVAQALGEAATPKTIQPIDRVPLAPSGKPDKRALTSTGPHG, from the coding sequence ATGCCGACTGATCCGACATCCGCTGATCCGGCCCGGGCCCGGGCTTGGGCTTGGCCGGCGCCGGCCGAGGTCTGGCCGCAGCCCCTCCTGGACCTGCTCGCCACCGGCGGCGACCGGCCCGTCTTCGCCGACGGCGACCGCATCGTCACCGCCGCCGAGATGTCCGCGCTGGTCCGCCGCGTCGCCGCCGGGCTGCGCGCCGCCGGGGTCGGCCCCGGCACCGGGCTGGCGCTGCGCCTCGGCGTCACCCCGGAGGCCTTCGCGGCCACCGTCGCCGCCTTCGCCGTCGGTGCCCGCGTCTCCGGCGTCCGCCCCGGGCTGACCCCGGCGCAGCAGGCCCACCTGCTCGGCAGCGCCCCCGGGCCGCTCGTCGACGACGCCCGCCTCGCCCAGCTCGTCGACACCGGCGACGACGGCCGTCCGCTGGTCGCCGCCGGCCGACCGGGCGACGTCGCCCGGATCATCTGGACCAGCGGCAGCACCGGCAACCCCAAGGGCTGCGCCCAGACGTACGCGGCGATGAGCGCAGCCTGGTCCCCGTACCCGGACCGCTGGCCCCCGGCGATCGCCGACCTCGCCTCCCGTCTGGACCGCTACCTCGTCTTCGGTTCCCTGAGCAGCCAGGTGATGCTGGAGTACGGCATCCTCGCCCTCACCGCGGGCGGCACCCTCGTCGCCGCCCGCCCCCCCGGCTTTCCCGGCATGATCACCCGGCACCGGGCGACCGCCAGCGTCATCACCGTCGGCAAGCTGCACCAGCTCGTCCAGGCCCAGCGCGCCGACCCGACCGACCTGAGCAGCCTGCGGGCCCTCGTGGTGTCCGGCTCCCCGCTGACTCCGAGCCGCCTCGCCGAGGCCCTCGACGTGCTCGGCCCGGTGGTCTTCCACGGCTACGGACAGACCGAAACCGGCATGATCACGATGGTGACGCCGGCCGAGATGCTGGCCACCCCGACCGCGCTGGCCTCGGTCGGTCGCCCGCCCGCCGTCACCGACCTGTCCATCCGCGACGCCCACGGCCGCCCCGCCGCCGAGGGTGAGCTGTTCGTGCGGACCCCGGCGCAGGCCACCGCCTACTGGGCGGACCCGGCCGAGACCGCCGACGTCTTCACCGACGGCTGGGTCCGCACCCGCGACCTGGCCCGCCTCGACGACGACGGCTACCTGCACCTGCTCGGCCGGGCGCGGGACGTCGTCATCGTCAACGCCAACCTGGTCCACGCCGGCCCGATCGAACGGGTCCTCGCCGCCGACCCCGACGTCGCCGAGGCGTACGTCGTCGGCCGCCCCGACGACGTCACCGGGGAGGCGGTGCACGCGTACGTGGTGCCGGCCGCCGGCCGCACCCCGGACGTCGCCCGCCTGCGCGCCCGCGTGGCGCAGGCGCTGGGCGAGGCCGCGACCCCGAAGACGATCCAGCCGATCGACCGGGTCCCGCTGGCGCCCAGCGGCAAGCCGGACAAGCGCGCGCTGACGTCGACCGGCCCGCACGGGTGA
- a CDS encoding NAD(P)-binding domain-containing protein — MTLDYLIIGAGPAGLQLAALLERDGRDHLVLEAGPGPGTFFATYPRHRQLISINKVWTGSDDPEFNLRADWNSLLTDDQALLFRHYSRRYFPHADDLVRYLVDFARGLRIRYDTRVTRIARDGELFTVDVAGGDTLAARRVVVATGVSQLHVPPIAGADLAERYDTVSVDPDDFANQRVLIVGKGNSAFETADALVETAAVIHVAGPHSIKLAWQSHYVGHLRAVNNNFLDTYQLKSQNAVLDGTIERIARRDDGGYRIDFRYARSVEAIRQIDYDRVILCTGFRFDASIFDPSARPRLVINDRFPEQTPAYESVNVPGLYFAGTLTQQRDFKRSTSGFIHGFRYGTRALHRILNARHHDVPWPSAPLDATPEAITDAIIARINRTSALWQQFAVLGDVVTVDGDTARYHEEVPVAYLSDGGLGPDPFAFVVTLEYGPDHDQVDPFDVTIPRIAENDAEHAHDASYLHPVVRVHRGGRVVATHHMAENLENHWNLPAVHQQPLVHFVKGVLSDAD, encoded by the coding sequence ATGACGCTCGACTACCTGATCATCGGAGCCGGGCCGGCGGGGCTCCAGCTCGCCGCCCTGCTGGAGCGCGACGGCCGCGACCACCTGGTGCTGGAGGCCGGCCCGGGGCCGGGCACGTTCTTCGCCACCTACCCCCGCCACCGGCAGCTCATCTCGATCAACAAGGTCTGGACCGGCTCCGACGACCCCGAGTTCAACCTGCGCGCCGACTGGAACTCGCTGCTCACCGACGACCAGGCGCTGCTGTTTCGCCACTACAGCCGGCGCTACTTCCCCCACGCCGACGACCTCGTGCGCTACCTCGTCGACTTCGCCCGGGGCCTGCGGATCCGCTACGACACCCGCGTCACCCGCATCGCCCGCGACGGGGAGCTGTTCACCGTCGACGTCGCCGGCGGCGACACTCTGGCCGCCCGCCGGGTCGTCGTCGCCACCGGCGTCTCCCAGCTCCACGTCCCGCCGATCGCGGGCGCCGACCTCGCCGAGCGGTACGACACCGTCAGCGTCGACCCCGACGACTTCGCCAACCAGCGGGTGCTCATCGTCGGCAAGGGCAACTCGGCCTTCGAGACCGCCGACGCCCTCGTCGAGACCGCCGCCGTCATCCACGTCGCCGGCCCGCACTCGATCAAGCTGGCGTGGCAGTCGCACTACGTGGGGCACCTGCGCGCGGTCAACAACAACTTCCTCGACACGTACCAGCTCAAGTCGCAGAACGCGGTGCTCGACGGCACGATCGAGCGGATCGCCCGCCGGGACGACGGCGGCTACCGCATCGACTTCCGCTACGCCCGCTCCGTCGAGGCGATCCGGCAGATCGACTACGACCGGGTGATCCTGTGCACCGGCTTCCGGTTCGACGCGAGCATCTTCGACCCGTCGGCCCGGCCGCGCCTGGTCATCAACGACCGCTTCCCCGAGCAGACCCCGGCGTACGAGTCGGTGAACGTGCCCGGCCTGTACTTCGCCGGCACCCTCACCCAGCAGCGCGACTTCAAGCGCTCCACCAGCGGCTTCATCCACGGCTTCCGGTACGGCACGCGCGCCCTGCACCGCATCCTCAACGCCCGCCACCACGACGTTCCGTGGCCGTCCGCTCCGCTCGACGCCACCCCCGAGGCGATCACCGACGCGATCATCGCCCGCATCAACCGCACCTCCGCGCTGTGGCAGCAGTTCGCCGTGCTCGGCGACGTCGTCACCGTCGACGGCGACACCGCCCGCTACCACGAGGAGGTGCCCGTCGCCTACCTGAGCGACGGCGGCCTCGGCCCCGATCCGTTCGCCTTCGTGGTCACCCTGGAGTACGGCCCGGACCACGACCAGGTCGACCCCTTCGACGTCACGATCCCCCGGATCGCCGAGAACGACGCCGAGCACGCCCACGACGCCAGCTACCTGCACCCCGTCGTACGGGTCCACCGGGGCGGCCGGGTCGTCGCCACGCACCACATGGCAGAGAACCTGGAGAACCACTGGAACCTGCCCGCCGTGCACCAGCAGCCGCTCGTGCACTTCGTCAAGGGCGTCCTGTCCGATGCCGACTGA